The genomic DNA AATTCCCTGCCGGCGGAAATTGAGCGCATCTGCCGCGAGAACGAGTTGATCATCACCGAATGGTCGCCCATCCACCTGCGGACCAAACTTCAGGAACTGTACTGGAAGAACGACTCAGTGGCCGTGCTGGCCCAGACCTTCTGGGATGACGGCCAGAAATTCCATTACCTGCCGCGCCTGCGTAACCGTCAGGTCCTGGAAAAAGCGGTCCAAGCCGGAGCCGCCAGCCAAGATTTCTTTGGTTGCGCCTATGGCCAGAAGGAGGATGGCTTTGAAGGATTCCAGTTCGGCAGCGGCAACGTGCAGGTGGACGGCACGCTGCTCTTGATCGAACCGGGTGCAGCCAAGGCGTATGAAGAAAAACTCGCCGAGGAGGCTCGACGCGAACGGGAAAAATATAAGCCCGTCGATCCAGTTGAGCCTACACCGGTAAATGAAAAGCCTCCGGTTATCCCGATCATTCCACCAGCCATCAATGTTGCGTCACCTGTGGACCCACCTAAGCCACAAGCCAACGCATTCCATGGCTGCGCCGAAATCAGCGCCGGTTCCGCCAAGGCCCGCCTGACCGAACTGGCCGAAGAAATCATCGCTGTCCTGGCCCAAGACCCCAATGCCGAAATCCGCGTCAATCTGGAAATCCACGCCGAATACCCAGATGGAGTATCGGACCAAATCAAACGGGCCTTAACGGAAAATTCCAGGATGTTGGGCCTGAAGATGGCCGAGTGGGAGTAATTCCATTTCTAAATCGATACGACATCAGGAAAGGCATGGATTCCACGCAGAGCCTGGCTTGCCGCGCTCCCTGCGGTCGCTCGCAATGGACGAGCCAAATATCCCCGCCATTGCGAGAAGCTAGGCTCTGCGTGGGAGTCTTCGACGAAGCAATCCTCGCTTTGACGTAAAAATGGAATAATTCCATTTCCCGAACACGAATCATCCTTGTGAAAGGGGCCATCTTGGCCGCTCTCACAGGGATGGGATGATGCATCACTAACCTACTGACAAACCAAGATAAATCCTCGCACCAGCCCGAAACGCATAAAAGTGTTTTGGGCTCACCCTCCCCACCTTACCTCGCCTCGGCCTCCTTGCGGACCGTGGTGATCAAATCTCGGATATTGCTCACCTCCGTCACCTTCCAGTGCCCCTCGGGCTGCCGTTTCAGTCTGACCTGAACCGGGTAGCTCCGCTCGCTGCCGTGGTCGTAGAGTTTGGCCGAGGCCGTGGCCAGGTCGCCCTTGGGCGCGGCGCAGCGGATGGACCGCAATTCCTTGCGGGCAATGGAGGCGTCGGCGAACAGCGAGGACAAAAGTCCGCCGTCCTGCACGGGCTGGCGCAAGGACGGACTGCCGGAAAAATTCCCCGAAGCCACGCCCCAAAGCACGAACTTCCGCGTTTCCTCGACAAGAAGTTCCTTCATGGGGTTGGCCACGGCTTGGCCGGATTCGGCGGCCAAACCGCCGGACAGCATCTCCAGCAGCGGATCCCCCTCGCCGCTGGGCGGATGCTTGGCAAAATCAGCGATAAAGGCATCCACGCCCTTGGCGATGACCCCGCGCACATCGATATATTTTTCCAACAAGCCAGCATCCTTGGTATCGATGGCCTGCTGCAGTCCGGCCAGGGCCGCGTCCGGGGTTTCCGCCGCCATGGCCGGCAGGCCGAGCAGACAGACGCACAACATAACTATGATTCGAATCATGATTCGGTTCCTCCGTATGGTTCTGGCCCGCTCCCTAACGCAGGCCGAACACCCCGTCCAGAGAGGGCCACGCACGAAAAAAGGCCAGCCGGATGATTCCGACCGGCCTTTTCCGTGTGGCGCAAAACCGAGCTAGCGGTCGCCGCCCAGAAGCGAGCCGAGCGGCCCGAGGACCGAGCCCTCGTCCTTGGAGCTGGCGCCCGAGGCCGATTGCAGCATGCGGCCGGCCAGGCGCGAAAACGGCAAGGACTGCAGCCAGACCCGGCCCGGACCGGCCACGCGGGCAAAGAACAAGCCCTCGCCGCCAAAAAGCGCGGTCTTGATGTTGCCGGCCTGCTGGATGTCGAACTCCACGGTCTGCTCCATGGCCACGAGACATCCGGTGTCCACGTGCAGCACTTCGCCCGGAGCAAGGACCCGCTCCACCACCGTGCCGCCGGCGTGCAGAAAAACCTGCCCGTCGCCGTCCAGGCGCTGCATGATAAAACCCTCGCCACCGAAAAGTCCGGTCAGGATCTTGCGCTGGAAATGGATGCCGATGGACACGCCCTTGGCCGCGGCCAAAAAGCAATCCTTCTGGCAGATGAGCGTGCCGTTCACCGTGGTCAGGGACAGGGGAATGATATTGCCCGGATAGGGCGCGCCAAAGGCGACATGGGCCTTGCCCTGACCGGCATGGGTGAACACGGTCATGAACAGGCTTTCGCCGGTGACAAGCCGCTTGCCCGCGCCCAGCAGCTTGTCCATGAAGGAGCCGCCTCCACCACCGGAGCCGTCGCCGAACACGGCCTCCATCTGGATGGAGGCGTCCTTGTACATCATGGCTCCGGCCTCGGCCACGGCGCTTTCGCCCGGATCGAGTTCCACTTCCACGAACTGCATCTCATGACCGACGATCTTGAAGTCGATTTCGTCCGTTCCCCGGCTGACCGGCGGGGGCGGCGCCATGACCGCCGGCGCGGTCTGGGACAATTCGGCAATATGGGCGATGGGCACCCACTGCGCGAACCCCTCGCGCCAGGCGAATCCGCCTGGGTTCATCCGCGCCCTGGTCTGGGCCTGGGTCAAATCAAACGGGCCTTCCTGCTGGCCGTCAAAACTCAAATACCATTGTGTCATGGGTATCTCCGTAAAGAGTGAAGATCATGGCAAGGATGAATCGAAAACCCGCCGGCTTCGTCCATGTCTAAAAGTG from Deltaproteobacteria bacterium includes the following:
- a CDS encoding TIGR00266 family protein; translation: MTQWYLSFDGQQEGPFDLTQAQTRARMNPGGFAWREGFAQWVPIAHIAELSQTAPAVMAPPPPVSRGTDEIDFKIVGHEMQFVEVELDPGESAVAEAGAMMYKDASIQMEAVFGDGSGGGGGSFMDKLLGAGKRLVTGESLFMTVFTHAGQGKAHVAFGAPYPGNIIPLSLTTVNGTLICQKDCFLAAAKGVSIGIHFQRKILTGLFGGEGFIMQRLDGDGQVFLHAGGTVVERVLAPGEVLHVDTGCLVAMEQTVEFDIQQAGNIKTALFGGEGLFFARVAGPGRVWLQSLPFSRLAGRMLQSASGASSKDEGSVLGPLGSLLGGDR